In the Streptomyces sp. cg36 genome, one interval contains:
- a CDS encoding carotenoid oxygenase family protein, with translation MNAHSRRNVLRGAAGAAAAGWLAARGGGTATAAARGAAGTTTATNPPASRFPFLQGPFAPATEELTAFDLPVTGRIPRSLNGRYLRTGPNVLGLEDPRAHHWMLGEGMVHGVRLRDGRAEWYRNRWVRSAAVSRKLGESHPGPVPEDDFACNTHVVPYKGRILALQESGPRPYELDGELNTLRPYDFRGTLDGAFTAHTKYDARADELHAITYYPTWDHVRHLVVDRTGRVARTTRVPVADAPMMHDFALTERHVVVFDIPVTFDPAAAEAGAPVPYVWNDRHPARVGVLPRAGGSVRWFEVDPVFYSHTLNAYDEGDSVVVDLTTFPAPFFVAGKGSDGPTALGTASLDRWTIDLARGRVRTRRLDDRPQEFPRLNESLVTRRHRYGYTASTAAMSTAYLTADGVPPDRSFGNALLKHDLLRGTTQAHRLPRGAAVGEAVFVPAHGPDPAPGAAEDDGYTLAYVHDPERGAADLLILAAQDFTGRPLARIHLPGRVPLGFHGSWVPDA, from the coding sequence ATGAACGCTCACTCACGGAGGAACGTACTGCGCGGCGCGGCGGGCGCCGCCGCCGCGGGGTGGCTGGCAGCGCGGGGCGGCGGCACGGCGACGGCGGCGGCACGCGGGGCCGCGGGGACGACGACCGCGACGAACCCGCCCGCCTCCCGGTTCCCCTTCCTCCAGGGGCCGTTCGCCCCCGCCACCGAGGAGCTGACCGCCTTCGACCTGCCGGTCACCGGGCGCATCCCCCGCTCCCTGAACGGCCGTTACCTGCGCACCGGCCCCAATGTGCTCGGCCTGGAGGACCCCCGGGCGCACCACTGGATGCTGGGCGAGGGCATGGTGCACGGGGTGCGGCTGCGCGACGGGCGGGCCGAGTGGTACCGCAACCGGTGGGTGAGGTCGGCCGCCGTGAGCCGCAAGCTCGGCGAGTCCCACCCCGGGCCGGTCCCCGAGGACGACTTCGCCTGCAACACCCACGTCGTCCCGTACAAGGGCCGCATCCTGGCGCTCCAGGAGAGCGGGCCGCGGCCGTACGAACTCGACGGCGAGCTCAACACCCTGCGCCCGTACGACTTCCGCGGCACGCTCGACGGCGCGTTCACCGCGCACACCAAGTACGACGCCCGGGCCGACGAGCTGCACGCGATCACCTACTACCCCACCTGGGACCACGTCCGGCACCTGGTGGTCGACCGCACCGGGCGGGTGGCCCGGACGACCCGCGTCCCGGTCGCGGACGCGCCGATGATGCACGACTTCGCGCTCACCGAGCGCCATGTGGTCGTCTTCGACATCCCGGTCACCTTCGACCCGGCCGCCGCCGAGGCAGGTGCGCCCGTGCCGTACGTGTGGAACGACCGGCATCCGGCACGGGTGGGGGTGCTGCCCCGGGCGGGCGGGAGCGTGCGCTGGTTCGAGGTGGACCCGGTCTTCTACTCGCACACCCTCAACGCCTATGACGAGGGCGACTCGGTGGTCGTCGACCTCACCACCTTCCCGGCGCCGTTCTTCGTCGCGGGCAAGGGGTCCGACGGGCCCACCGCGCTCGGCACCGCCTCCCTGGACCGCTGGACGATCGACCTGGCCCGCGGCCGGGTGCGCACCCGGCGCCTGGACGACCGGCCGCAGGAGTTCCCGCGCCTCAACGAGTCGCTGGTGACCCGGCGCCACCGCTACGGCTACACGGCGTCCACCGCCGCGATGTCCACCGCGTACCTGACGGCCGACGGCGTGCCGCCGGACCGCTCCTTCGGCAACGCCCTGCTCAAGCACGACCTCCTGCGGGGCACCACGCAGGCGCACCGGCTGCCGCGCGGCGCGGCCGTCGGCGAGGCGGTGTTCGTGCCCGCCCACGGCCCGGACCCGGCGCCGGGGGCCGCCGAGGACGACGGCTACACCCTGGCGTACGTGCACGATCCGGAGCGCGGGGCGGCCGATCTGCTGATCCTGGCGGCGCAGGACTTCACCGGCAGGCCGCTGGCCCGCATCCATCTGCCGGGCCGGGTCCCGCTCGGGTTCCACGGCAGCTGGGTGCCGGACGCGTGA
- a CDS encoding putative protein N(5)-glutamine methyltransferase: MRPITTPPPDAVVDRLRAAGCVFAEDEARLLAETARTPAELTAMVLRRVAGLPLEHVLGWAEFCGVRVAVDPGVFVPRRRTEFLVEQAAALAGAGAVVVDLCCGSGALGAALAAGLAAAELHAADIDPAAVECARRNVGAAGGRVHRGDLFEALPGGLRGRVDILLANVPYVPTGEIALLPSEAREHEARVALDGGADGLDVLRRVSAEAARWLAPGGHLLFETSERQVPAALAAVRGGGLVARVATCEERYATVVVATRP, from the coding sequence GTGAGACCTATTACCACCCCTCCCCCGGACGCCGTGGTCGACCGGCTGCGCGCGGCCGGATGCGTCTTCGCCGAGGACGAGGCCCGGCTGCTGGCCGAGACCGCCCGCACCCCGGCCGAGCTGACGGCGATGGTGCTGCGCCGGGTGGCCGGGCTGCCGCTGGAACACGTGCTGGGCTGGGCGGAGTTCTGCGGGGTCAGGGTGGCGGTGGACCCGGGCGTCTTCGTGCCGAGGCGCCGCACCGAGTTCCTGGTCGAGCAGGCCGCCGCGCTGGCCGGGGCGGGCGCGGTGGTGGTCGACCTGTGCTGCGGCTCGGGGGCGCTGGGCGCGGCGCTGGCGGCCGGGCTCGCCGCGGCCGAGCTGCACGCGGCGGACATCGACCCGGCCGCCGTCGAGTGCGCCCGGCGCAACGTGGGCGCCGCCGGGGGGCGCGTCCACCGCGGCGATCTCTTCGAGGCGCTGCCGGGCGGGCTGCGCGGGCGCGTCGACATCCTGCTCGCCAACGTCCCGTACGTGCCGACCGGGGAGATCGCGCTGCTGCCGTCGGAGGCGCGCGAGCACGAGGCCCGGGTGGCGCTCGACGGCGGGGCCGACGGCCTCGACGTACTGCGCCGGGTGAGCGCCGAGGCGGCCCGCTGGCTGGCGCCGGGCGGGCATCTGCTCTTCGAGACGAGCGAGCGGCAGGTGCCGGCGGCGCTGGCCGCGGTGCGCGGCGGCGGTCTCGTGGCGCGCGTGGCGACCTGCGAGGAGCGGTACGCCACGGTCGTGGTCGCGACCAGGCCGTAG
- a CDS encoding DUF6445 family protein — MPPKPSVLPVLPYRKPTLGRDYWVIDDVLPDPDAVRARCLGRDDWVEGYPRKPETWPGLRTMPGLEPAELGRVERHVRKATGARELWLQQAPGGATLNHNCVQVVGKDECEPRPHTDSRALCRYAAVLYLNPAVPKDCGTSFYRQSLPGGVLGGNLVAAPHNNLVEALGTRFVPGDSFTEDVRVAHRYNRLLLYNANMIHSATGYAGTTLEDSRMTAVFFWMA, encoded by the coding sequence ATGCCCCCCAAACCCTCCGTACTCCCGGTCCTCCCGTACCGCAAACCCACGCTCGGCCGGGACTACTGGGTCATCGACGACGTGTTGCCCGATCCCGACGCGGTGCGCGCCCGCTGCCTGGGCCGGGACGACTGGGTCGAGGGGTATCCCCGCAAGCCCGAGACCTGGCCGGGGCTGCGCACCATGCCGGGTCTGGAGCCCGCCGAGCTCGGCCGGGTGGAGCGGCATGTGCGCAAGGCGACCGGCGCGCGCGAACTGTGGCTCCAGCAGGCGCCCGGCGGCGCCACCCTCAACCACAACTGCGTCCAGGTCGTGGGCAAGGACGAGTGCGAGCCGCGCCCGCACACCGACTCCCGGGCGCTGTGCCGCTACGCGGCGGTGCTCTACCTCAACCCGGCGGTGCCCAAGGACTGCGGCACCAGCTTCTACCGGCAGAGCCTGCCCGGCGGGGTGCTCGGCGGCAACCTGGTGGCGGCGCCGCACAACAACCTGGTCGAGGCGCTCGGCACCCGGTTCGTACCGGGGGACTCCTTCACCGAGGACGTCCGCGTCGCCCACCGCTACAACCGGCTGCTGCTCTACAACGCCAACATGATCCACAGCGCCACCGGCTACGCGGGCACCACCCTGGAGGACAGCCGGATGACGGCGGTCTTCTTCTGGATGGCGTGA
- a CDS encoding putative quinol monooxygenase encodes MIFIVVKFPVKPEHAEEWPQHVAEFTEATRAEPGNLWFDWSRSLEDPNTYVLVEAFQDDAASAHVDSDHFRAAMETMRPLLRRTPDIVSTTIEGATGWSAMGELRIG; translated from the coding sequence ATGATCTTTATCGTCGTCAAGTTCCCCGTAAAGCCCGAGCACGCCGAAGAGTGGCCGCAGCACGTCGCCGAATTCACCGAAGCGACCCGCGCGGAGCCGGGCAACCTCTGGTTCGACTGGTCGCGCAGCCTGGAGGACCCGAACACCTACGTCCTCGTCGAGGCGTTCCAGGACGACGCCGCTTCGGCGCACGTCGACTCCGACCACTTCCGGGCCGCCATGGAGACGATGCGCCCGCTGCTGCGCCGCACCCCCGACATCGTGAGCACGACGATCGAGGGTGCGACGGGCTGGAGCGCCATGGGCGAGCTGCGGATCGGCTGA
- a CDS encoding SAM-dependent methyltransferase, producing the protein MTENPAHLDAPEHVRSRINTSQPHTARIWNYWLGGKDNYEVDREVGDQIRGLHPGIGDYARADRLFLGRAVRHLVADRGIRQFLDIGTGLPTADNTHEVAQRIAPESRIVYVDNDPLVLAHARALLTSTPEGRTDYLDADLRDAASILEHASKTLDLSRPVALMLLGVVIFIGDDEQAYGLVRDLMDALAPGSFLVLSHTVTHPDMPDVDEAVAFWNEHGTPKLTQRTPEQTARFFDGLELLEPGVVSCSRWRPEDGGLPDEVAMFGGVGRKG; encoded by the coding sequence GTGACTGAGAACCCGGCGCACCTCGACGCTCCCGAGCACGTTCGGAGCAGAATCAACACCTCCCAGCCGCACACCGCCCGGATCTGGAACTACTGGCTCGGCGGCAAGGACAACTACGAGGTCGACCGCGAGGTGGGCGACCAGATCCGCGGCCTGCACCCGGGCATCGGCGACTACGCCCGCGCCGACCGCCTCTTCCTGGGCCGCGCCGTGCGCCACCTGGTCGCCGACCGCGGCATCCGCCAGTTCCTCGACATCGGCACCGGGCTGCCGACCGCCGACAACACCCACGAGGTGGCCCAGCGGATCGCCCCCGAGTCCCGGATCGTCTACGTGGACAACGACCCGCTGGTGCTGGCGCACGCCCGCGCCCTGCTGACCAGCACCCCCGAGGGCCGGACCGACTATCTGGACGCGGATCTGCGGGACGCGGCGAGCATCCTGGAACACGCCTCCAAGACGCTCGACTTGAGCCGGCCGGTCGCGCTGATGCTGCTCGGCGTGGTGATCTTCATCGGGGACGACGAGCAGGCGTACGGCCTGGTCCGGGATCTGATGGACGCGCTGGCCCCCGGCAGCTTCCTGGTGCTCTCGCACACCGTGACGCACCCGGACATGCCGGACGTCGACGAGGCGGTGGCGTTCTGGAACGAGCACGGCACGCCCAAGCTCACCCAGCGCACCCCCGAGCAGACCGCCCGCTTCTTCGACGGCCTGGAACTGCTGGAGCCCGGTGTGGTCTCGTGCTCGCGGTGGCGGCCCGAGGACGGCGGCCTGCCCGACGAGGTGGCCATGTTCGGCGGCGTCGGCCGCAAGGGCTGA
- a CDS encoding class I SAM-dependent methyltransferase, whose product MSASQGPTLRELAVQALSSVEHGYDLLAPKFDHTPYRTPEPVLGAVARVLGALGPFGRGLDLCCGTGAGLPVLRAVCRERITGVDFSTGMLTVGRARAPGAADWVRADARALPFAPAAFDLAVSFGAFGHFLPGERPGLFAQVRSVLAPGGRFAFPIAAPARPGSSGYWSLLAFDTAMRVRNAVWRPRFVMYYRDFALTDVVRELADAGFRVELYALDELGRRPDGSPRCRLVVATAV is encoded by the coding sequence ATGTCCGCTTCCCAGGGCCCTACGCTCCGTGAACTAGCCGTCCAGGCGCTGTCTTCGGTCGAGCACGGCTACGACCTGCTGGCGCCGAAGTTCGACCACACCCCGTACCGCACGCCCGAGCCGGTGCTGGGCGCCGTGGCCCGGGTCCTCGGCGCGCTCGGCCCGTTCGGCCGGGGCCTGGACCTGTGCTGCGGGACCGGGGCGGGCCTGCCGGTGCTGCGGGCCGTGTGCCGGGAGCGGATCACCGGCGTGGACTTCAGCACGGGCATGCTCACGGTGGGCCGCGCCCGCGCGCCCGGCGCCGCCGACTGGGTCCGGGCCGATGCCCGCGCCCTGCCGTTCGCCCCGGCCGCCTTCGACCTCGCGGTGAGCTTCGGCGCCTTCGGGCACTTCCTGCCGGGGGAGCGGCCGGGCCTGTTCGCGCAGGTCCGCTCGGTGCTGGCGCCCGGCGGCCGGTTCGCCTTCCCGATCGCGGCGCCCGCCCGCCCCGGCTCGTCCGGCTACTGGAGCCTGCTCGCCTTCGACACCGCGATGCGGGTGCGCAACGCGGTGTGGCGGCCCCGATTCGTCATGTACTACCGGGACTTCGCGCTCACGGACGTGGTGCGGGAGCTCGCCGACGCCGGGTTCCGGGTGGAGCTGTACGCGTTGGACGAGCTCGGCCGGCGGCCGGACGGCAGCCCCCGCTGCCGTCTGGTGGTCGCCACCGCCGTCTGA
- a CDS encoding transporter substrate-binding domain-containing protein, with translation MTRTAHRIRNLATAAATAGLLLASAACSSSGGGSGEAAGGVPVVKKGKLTTCTHLPYPPFQSERDGKVVGFDVSLVDLVAKNLKVEQKILDTPFENFKTGAFLNSGQCDLAAAGMTITDERKKNVDFSVPYFDATQALLATKKSGVTSLADLKAKGKKLGAQAETTGESYARGKGFNPVAFESSDAVLNGLRTGQVDAVVIDYPVVQGWLKDKANADQFAVVDNISTGEQYGFSVKKGNTKLLDAINKAITDAKADGTYKKIYEQWIGPLPKVQS, from the coding sequence GTGACCAGGACGGCCCACCGTATCCGCAATCTCGCCACCGCGGCAGCCACTGCGGGGCTGCTGCTCGCCTCCGCCGCCTGCTCGTCCAGCGGCGGCGGCTCCGGGGAGGCCGCGGGGGGTGTGCCGGTGGTCAAGAAGGGCAAGCTGACCACCTGCACCCATCTGCCCTATCCACCGTTCCAGTCGGAGCGCGACGGCAAGGTCGTCGGGTTCGACGTCTCGCTCGTCGACCTCGTCGCCAAGAACCTCAAGGTGGAGCAGAAGATCCTCGACACCCCGTTCGAGAACTTCAAGACCGGCGCCTTCCTCAACTCCGGCCAGTGCGACCTGGCCGCCGCCGGCATGACCATCACCGACGAGCGCAAGAAGAACGTCGACTTCTCCGTCCCCTACTTCGACGCCACCCAGGCGCTCCTCGCCACCAAGAAGAGCGGCGTCACCTCGCTCGCCGACCTCAAGGCCAAGGGCAAGAAGCTCGGCGCCCAGGCCGAGACCACCGGCGAGAGCTACGCCCGCGGCAAGGGCTTCAACCCGGTCGCCTTCGAGAGCTCGGACGCGGTGCTCAACGGGCTGCGCACCGGCCAGGTCGACGCCGTGGTGATCGACTACCCCGTCGTCCAGGGCTGGCTCAAGGACAAGGCCAACGCCGACCAGTTCGCCGTGGTGGACAACATCTCCACCGGTGAGCAGTACGGCTTCTCGGTCAAGAAGGGCAACACCAAGCTGCTCGACGCCATCAACAAGGCGATCACGGACGCCAAGGCCGACGGCACGTACAAGAAGATCTACGAGCAGTGGATCGGACCGCTGCCCAAGGTCCAGTCGTGA